One window of the Chryseotalea sp. WA131a genome contains the following:
- a CDS encoding acyl-CoA reductase yields MTLLERIDGFAELGNRLQTMPAETKKGLFLRANQENPWFTDSNIALALNGIGEFLEKEKLQRWLSAYTIENTQPKKIGIAMAGNIPMVGFHDLLCVLVTGNMAVAKLSSQDCVLMKFVCELLKQINPSFTNQILFEERLKDVDAVIATGSDNTARYFEYYFRNIPHLIRKNRSSCAVIMGEESEKELIELGKDVFSYFGLGCRNVSKLYVPEGFDIKRLMKAWEVYLEVVNHHKYSNNYTYQRTILLMNLIHFYDNGAVILIENNSLVSPISLLYYEYYQSLDDLKNKVHKQTEKIQCIVSANGWYNKGIPFGRAQHPQVWEYADNVDTIKFLTAVRSK; encoded by the coding sequence ATGACACTTTTAGAACGAATAGATGGCTTTGCCGAGTTGGGCAACCGATTGCAAACCATGCCTGCTGAAACAAAAAAGGGGCTGTTTCTGAGGGCCAACCAAGAAAACCCATGGTTCACGGATAGTAATATTGCTTTAGCCTTAAATGGGATAGGCGAATTCTTGGAAAAAGAAAAATTGCAACGATGGCTTTCGGCTTATACGATTGAAAATACGCAACCCAAAAAAATTGGTATCGCCATGGCAGGCAATATTCCGATGGTGGGCTTTCATGATTTGCTGTGTGTGCTCGTTACCGGAAATATGGCGGTGGCCAAACTCAGTTCACAAGATTGCGTTTTGATGAAATTTGTATGTGAGCTGTTGAAACAAATCAACCCTTCTTTTACTAACCAAATTCTTTTTGAAGAACGTCTAAAAGATGTGGACGCTGTGATTGCCACCGGTAGCGATAACACCGCACGTTATTTTGAATATTATTTTCGAAACATTCCGCATTTAATTCGTAAAAACCGAAGCTCGTGCGCAGTGATCATGGGTGAAGAAAGCGAAAAGGAATTAATTGAATTGGGTAAAGATGTGTTTAGCTATTTTGGGTTGGGCTGTCGAAATGTTTCTAAGCTATACGTGCCAGAAGGCTTTGATATTAAACGATTGATGAAAGCGTGGGAAGTTTATCTCGAGGTAGTAAATCATCACAAATACTCGAACAACTATACCTATCAGCGAACGATTTTATTGATGAACCTCATTCATTTTTATGACAATGGAGCTGTGATTTTGATTGAAAATAATTCGTTGGTATCGCCTATCTCTTTGCTTTATTATGAATACTATCAATCACTCGATGACTTAAAAAATAAGGTTCACAAACAAACAGAAAAAATTCAATGCATCGTATCTGCAAATGGTTGGTACAATAAGGGAATTCCTTTTGGTCGAGCCCAGCATCCTCAGGTATGGGAATATGCGGATAACGTAGATACCATTAAGTTTCTTACTGCGGTGAGAAGCAAGTAG
- a CDS encoding gliding motility-associated C-terminal domain-containing protein gives MKFWKSIFIVSLTSFFAFESSAQTNTYIQGSLRVAVFVSNPCNGSDNGFIRFTVLQTSDGQPGILQVILPAIGGNPNFFGPQLIPVGSSFVFNNVGSGLPADSYDFIIIDTPNTDIINTFGPPPPVLLTSLPNLVVNEVTRIDNSSCLTPNGSVIASVSGGSRTPALAVSGSFTYTWTSSNGLAGLPLTGTYDGTTNLNLATQLSLAGLPGGTYTLNIQDNYSSCLQSRNFTITDPSPTLYNIISGSGTACFGSNFTVTLNGSDGAIPDPGGVYEIQRNGNPTGLTFPGTGAGPFNMNFPTAGFTNGDVLTVRASNGFCTPRIMTGSVTLGIAFSPTSAVLSSPTASICSGQSTNLSVAITGGTAPFSFTIIGYGLVTGYAAGTPISVSPLTTTTYTLIGNVTDANGCTVTGTGTASVTVNPTPTATISALPATLCAGNSSTLTFNLTGTSPFNVSYSDGASSFNLSGISNGHTVLVTPLVTRNYTITAISDASGCIGTPGSNVTITVNQPPTVAELIGTATICSGQSTNLSVNITDGTPPYNFTIANFGPIGGYTTGSAIAVSPATTTSYSILGNVTDANGCFVVGSGLAIVTVNPRPAAAIVSSPGTVCSGGSSTLTFNLTGTAPFNVSYTDGTSTFNLTGISTNHTVVVSPTSTTSYAITNISDATTCTGLPGSSTTVTVNPTPTSAVLSGSGPICPGGTANLFVNITSGTAPFTFNITNFGPVANYISGSPIPVSPATSTSYTLSGTVTDANGCSVAGSGSFLVIVNPTPTASISSSPGTLCSGGSSTLTFTLTGTAPFNVSYSDGTTNFDLTGISSGHTVSISPTATTTYTVTSFSDATSCVGVGGSSATVTVNPSPTSAILSDNSAICAGGTGNILVTITGGVGPYNFTIAGLGVITSYVSGTPIPITPATTTAYSITGLVTDTNGCTVAGSGTATVTVNPLPTASVSGGGIVCFGTPLPNVTFTFTGTAPFNFTWSDGVVLTTVNNHPSSTFTITNAAVGTYSVTALTDQNGCAATSLGTPTSVIENTAIASATLIGDATICNGQSTNLAVTIVGGTSPYSFTIAGLGLVSNYTSGTNIPVTPSSTTTYTISGSITDANGCGATGSGTALVTVNEAPNASVSGSPSPICPSSTYTLTFSLTGTAPFNVSYSDGTTTFNLAGILNGHTVNLNPTVSTTYTITSVTDGTSCPGTISGPAATATVNPSITSAVLSGTATICAGATSNLAVTIVGGTPPYNFTITGFGSVTNYISNTPIPVTPVSTTTYSLSGLVTDANSCTVAGSGNATVAVNPIPPSIAPGTDTWIADVYNDAGNAVIPYQNGVNYLPATYRGYILEADIAGFGSSTYNSSTDAFDLNFENSIPLAGTNVCGSYLNNYSLRFQMQKTFTAGVYTFNLISDDGVRFFVDGVAITLSPANSFSDHSYTPYTSDAVCLTAGVHSLVIEYYENIGVSRLTFDYSSVSVPVASVSINASPGTTVCVGTTVTFTAIPTNGGSAPGYQWIKNGLNVGTNSSSYVDATLITGDVVSVAMTSSLSCVTSTPAVSNLITMTVNPVPLAPIASPISYCQGAIAVPLTATGTSLLWYLAATGGVGSATAPTPSTTTPGVTSFYVSQTVSGCESPRAQLDVAINSLPSAPGVSNVSYCVGDAATALTATGTGLLWYAASTGGTGSSTAPTPSTSSTGTTSFFVSQTVSGCESLRAQLDVTVIGPPDNSLAVSASIPNLCTGGSTTIDIVGTQTGVDYQLFDGASLIGSPVAGGGNISIPTGPLTATTTFSVVATYNPANGCSPPVILLNTATITVGGTLNAGLTVAPLLGTLCSGGFTFVRILNSEMNVNYQLRNNTGNTAVGAPFAGTGGNIDLPTGVLTTSTSFNVLATNATCSLQLTTIVNIVVLPPPNAALTIAGPSSAICPNTSTNITVANSENGVSYQLRLSPSNTNVGSPVVGTGGTVTLATPILTLNTSFNVLAIVGSCSAQLANTINVSLLPPGDPSCTVTGNCATVVITPLPTPATCTLSNGSIFFSISPATPTVNNTGVKITVTGQSITNGSVARTNLNNPNFSLLPLGLYSYTIEYGDVSCTKTGFVTIDQSGTVGAPIASNIVGPKCAGSATGSIKLDVPGETGNLLQWSLDGITFTNFTAGNTITGIPSGLAPTFQRVISVRRNASDPCFAAVTITIQDANPAITVAPPTITDATCANNDGAIAIGTIAGGVGPYTFRFDSVAYATLPTGSKFSNLTGGTHKFTVIDNVGCEKYFKYVVNFPGFVNTTSPILTQPDCAGQGANGTIAFTILSAGTFTVGYTTDPIAQPTTFVNYGTLNILLQGLSKGDYYVWIKPNTAACATKLAVQTITGSITQVSFAAPQLNCNAGLPEIRITNIKAAAGAMTIQITKKGLVTPDRTIILPTVPAGSLYVIKGNELPSTKGDYTINILQTQGTCTVASSSYDFTYNGVLAVSVQNIKSSYPDLPTGGFDLINFTGGQKPYFVTIRFDSASNPQINPLDFSPRTEEVNEFNNSLQFIKNYKALHAGRYHLTVNEDQGCSLEFDVRVPLDFSFDPNSIPNVFTPNGDGSNETFYIRNIPPDTQVNISNRWGAEVFSSKSYQNNWTGDNYPDGVYFYRISTSGNTFTGWVEIIRGR, from the coding sequence ATGAAATTTTGGAAAAGCATTTTTATTGTTTCTTTAACCTCATTTTTTGCGTTTGAATCAAGTGCGCAAACGAACACCTACATACAAGGCAGCCTTCGCGTAGCAGTATTCGTTTCCAATCCGTGCAACGGATCCGATAATGGGTTTATTCGATTTACCGTATTGCAGACGAGTGACGGTCAGCCTGGAATTCTTCAGGTTATTTTGCCGGCTATAGGTGGCAATCCGAATTTTTTTGGCCCGCAGCTTATACCGGTGGGCTCCAGTTTCGTTTTCAATAATGTTGGATCAGGGTTGCCAGCCGACTCGTACGACTTTATCATAATAGACACGCCTAACACAGACATTATTAATACATTCGGGCCGCCTCCCCCGGTGTTACTAACTTCATTGCCCAACTTGGTGGTTAATGAAGTTACCAGAATAGATAACTCCAGTTGTTTGACACCGAATGGCTCAGTCATTGCTTCTGTTTCTGGTGGGTCAAGAACACCTGCACTTGCCGTTTCTGGGTCTTTCACTTATACATGGACGAGTAGCAACGGGCTTGCCGGGTTACCTTTAACAGGAACTTACGATGGAACCACCAATCTAAATTTGGCTACACAACTTTCTTTGGCTGGGTTGCCAGGAGGTACCTATACCCTCAATATACAGGACAACTATTCTTCGTGTTTGCAATCAAGAAATTTTACAATTACAGATCCATCTCCCACGCTTTATAATATTATATCTGGTTCTGGTACGGCATGCTTTGGCAGCAATTTTACAGTTACGCTCAATGGATCAGACGGTGCTATTCCTGATCCGGGTGGAGTTTATGAGATTCAACGCAATGGAAACCCCACAGGATTGACATTTCCAGGAACCGGTGCAGGGCCGTTTAATATGAATTTTCCAACCGCTGGTTTTACGAATGGAGATGTGTTAACGGTTCGAGCTTCAAACGGATTTTGCACCCCAAGAATTATGACAGGTTCCGTAACGCTCGGCATTGCATTTTCGCCCACCTCTGCCGTCTTGTCTAGTCCTACCGCCTCCATTTGCTCTGGGCAGTCTACTAATCTAAGCGTTGCCATTACAGGCGGCACAGCACCTTTCAGTTTCACCATTATAGGGTATGGATTGGTAACAGGGTATGCAGCAGGGACACCAATCTCAGTTAGCCCACTAACTACCACAACCTATACGTTGATTGGCAATGTGACAGATGCCAATGGTTGTACAGTAACAGGGACAGGCACTGCCTCGGTTACTGTTAACCCAACCCCAACAGCAACCATTAGTGCTCTTCCAGCCACTTTGTGCGCAGGCAACAGCAGCACCCTTACGTTTAACCTTACCGGAACCAGTCCATTTAATGTTAGTTATTCCGATGGGGCATCATCGTTTAATTTATCAGGTATCTCGAATGGACACACGGTTTTAGTAACCCCTCTGGTCACTCGTAACTATACCATTACTGCAATTTCTGACGCATCGGGCTGCATTGGCACACCCGGCTCCAATGTTACCATCACAGTGAATCAACCTCCAACAGTTGCAGAACTGATCGGTACTGCGACCATTTGTTCCGGACAGTCAACCAACTTGTCGGTCAATATCACAGATGGCACGCCTCCTTATAATTTTACAATTGCTAATTTTGGACCTATTGGAGGTTATACTACTGGTAGTGCTATTGCTGTTTCGCCTGCAACCACTACTAGTTATTCCATTTTAGGTAACGTTACTGACGCAAATGGTTGTTTTGTTGTTGGAAGCGGCCTGGCAATCGTAACAGTAAACCCACGCCCTGCCGCTGCCATTGTTTCATCACCGGGCACGGTTTGCTCGGGTGGTAGTTCCACCCTAACCTTTAACTTGACGGGCACTGCACCTTTCAACGTGAGCTATACAGACGGAACATCTACGTTTAATCTTACGGGGATTAGTACTAATCATACTGTTGTGGTTTCACCAACGTCTACTACCAGCTATGCCATTACAAATATCAGCGATGCCACCACGTGCACTGGTTTGCCTGGTTCCTCTACAACAGTTACTGTAAATCCAACGCCTACATCTGCTGTGTTGTCTGGCTCAGGGCCAATTTGTCCGGGGGGTACTGCTAACCTGTTTGTGAACATCACAAGCGGTACAGCCCCCTTTACTTTCAATATTACAAACTTTGGTCCGGTTGCAAATTATATTTCTGGTAGCCCAATACCAGTTAGCCCAGCCACGTCAACCAGCTACACGCTTAGCGGTACGGTTACAGATGCAAATGGATGTTCAGTAGCAGGCTCTGGTAGTTTTTTAGTAATTGTAAATCCCACCCCAACTGCATCCATAAGCTCCTCGCCAGGCACCTTATGTTCAGGCGGAAGTAGTACCTTGACGTTTACGTTGACAGGGACTGCTCCATTCAACGTATCGTATTCAGATGGTACTACCAATTTTGATTTGACCGGTATTTCGTCAGGTCATACGGTCTCCATTTCTCCTACCGCTACTACCACCTATACTGTTACTTCCTTTTCTGATGCAACAAGTTGTGTTGGGGTAGGTGGTTCTTCCGCCACAGTGACGGTAAATCCATCACCTACGTCAGCCATTTTGAGCGACAACTCGGCTATTTGTGCAGGAGGGACAGGTAACATTCTTGTTACTATTACAGGTGGCGTTGGTCCCTATAATTTTACAATTGCAGGGTTGGGTGTAATTACTTCTTATGTGTCAGGAACCCCGATCCCCATTACACCGGCAACGACCACTGCGTACTCAATAACGGGTTTGGTTACCGATACGAACGGATGCACTGTGGCTGGGTCTGGAACAGCAACTGTTACTGTCAATCCACTTCCGACTGCTTCGGTATCAGGCGGTGGCATAGTTTGCTTTGGCACACCGCTCCCGAATGTCACGTTCACCTTCACGGGAACGGCACCGTTTAACTTTACATGGAGCGATGGAGTTGTGCTAACTACTGTGAACAATCATCCTTCATCAACTTTTACGATCACGAATGCCGCGGTTGGCACGTATTCAGTCACCGCACTAACAGACCAGAATGGATGTGCGGCTACCAGTTTGGGTACTCCTACTTCAGTAATTGAAAATACCGCTATTGCCTCCGCAACGCTCATTGGTGATGCCACGATTTGCAATGGTCAAAGCACAAATTTAGCAGTTACGATTGTTGGGGGAACGAGTCCCTACAGTTTCACCATTGCGGGATTAGGGTTGGTATCCAATTACACCTCGGGAACCAACATTCCTGTTACACCTTCCTCTACCACCACCTACACAATCTCAGGATCCATAACCGATGCTAATGGCTGTGGGGCAACAGGCAGTGGTACGGCACTGGTTACTGTTAATGAAGCTCCAAACGCTTCCGTTTCGGGTTCGCCTTCTCCTATCTGTCCAAGTTCAACTTATACCCTAACCTTCAGCCTAACGGGAACAGCACCTTTCAACGTTTCTTATAGTGACGGGACAACCACCTTCAATCTGGCAGGGATTTTAAATGGGCATACGGTTAATTTAAATCCAACGGTGAGCACCACCTACACCATTACTTCCGTAACGGACGGTACTAGTTGCCCAGGTACTATATCTGGGCCAGCAGCCACTGCGACAGTGAATCCCTCAATTACCTCGGCTGTCCTTTCGGGTACGGCTACGATTTGTGCCGGAGCCACTTCTAATTTGGCAGTGACAATTGTCGGAGGGACGCCTCCCTATAATTTCACAATTACTGGATTTGGTTCTGTCACGAATTATATTTCGAACACGCCTATCCCGGTAACTCCGGTCTCTACAACAACCTATTCGCTGAGTGGACTGGTGACCGATGCAAATTCCTGCACAGTGGCTGGATCGGGCAACGCTACAGTAGCGGTCAATCCAATTCCTCCCAGCATTGCTCCTGGCACTGATACCTGGATTGCCGATGTTTACAATGATGCTGGAAATGCGGTTATACCCTATCAAAACGGAGTAAATTATTTGCCAGCAACCTACAGGGGTTACATTTTAGAAGCAGATATTGCAGGATTTGGTTCGTCCACTTATAATTCTTCTACCGATGCTTTTGATTTAAATTTTGAAAATTCTATTCCGCTGGCGGGAACGAATGTTTGCGGAAGCTATCTCAACAATTACAGTCTGAGATTTCAAATGCAAAAAACCTTTACAGCGGGTGTCTATACATTCAATCTGATTTCGGACGATGGTGTTCGCTTCTTTGTGGATGGTGTGGCCATAACGCTGAGCCCCGCCAATTCTTTTTCGGATCATTCATATACTCCCTACACCTCAGATGCTGTTTGCTTGACGGCAGGTGTCCATAGTTTAGTGATCGAGTATTATGAAAATATAGGAGTTTCTCGCTTGACGTTCGATTACTCATCCGTTTCGGTGCCTGTTGCATCGGTCTCAATTAACGCTTCCCCTGGAACGACTGTTTGTGTTGGTACAACAGTAACTTTTACAGCCATCCCAACCAATGGGGGTAGTGCGCCAGGTTACCAATGGATAAAAAATGGATTGAATGTGGGCACCAATAGTTCCAGTTACGTGGACGCTACATTGATAACAGGCGATGTAGTTTCGGTTGCCATGACTAGCAGCTTAAGCTGCGTAACATCTACACCAGCGGTAAGTAATCTTATCACGATGACCGTGAATCCCGTTCCTTTGGCTCCGATTGCATCTCCAATATCTTATTGTCAAGGTGCGATAGCGGTGCCGTTGACTGCCACCGGAACAAGTTTATTGTGGTATTTAGCAGCAACCGGTGGAGTGGGTAGTGCCACAGCACCTACACCCTCAACCACGACACCTGGAGTCACCTCATTTTATGTTAGCCAGACCGTTAGTGGATGTGAGAGTCCACGAGCTCAGCTGGATGTAGCAATCAATTCGCTACCCTCGGCACCGGGAGTTTCGAATGTTAGTTACTGTGTTGGAGATGCCGCCACCGCTTTAACTGCAACTGGCACAGGTCTCTTGTGGTATGCTGCGTCAACAGGCGGTACGGGAAGTTCAACTGCGCCTACGCCTTCTACATCCAGTACTGGAACCACCAGTTTCTTTGTTTCTCAGACTGTGAGCGGGTGCGAGAGTCTCCGTGCCCAACTAGATGTAACAGTAATTGGACCACCTGACAATTCCTTAGCGGTGTCGGCTTCTATTCCCAATTTGTGTACCGGTGGGTCTACTACAATTGATATTGTTGGAACTCAGACAGGGGTGGATTATCAATTGTTTGATGGAGCTTCGTTGATTGGAAGCCCTGTTGCGGGAGGTGGTAATATCTCTATACCAACGGGTCCGCTAACGGCCACTACCACATTTAGCGTAGTAGCTACCTATAATCCCGCCAATGGATGTTCTCCGCCAGTCATACTTCTTAATACAGCTACAATAACTGTAGGTGGTACCTTAAATGCTGGACTGACTGTGGCTCCATTGCTAGGAACCCTCTGCTCAGGCGGATTTACATTTGTCCGTATTTTAAATTCGGAGATGAATGTGAATTACCAGTTGAGGAACAACACAGGCAATACAGCAGTTGGGGCTCCTTTTGCAGGAACTGGAGGAAATATTGATCTCCCCACTGGCGTTCTTACCACTAGTACTTCCTTCAATGTACTTGCCACCAATGCTACTTGTTCACTTCAATTGACTACGATTGTAAATATTGTTGTGCTGCCTCCACCGAATGCTGCTTTAACCATAGCAGGCCCCAGTTCGGCAATTTGTCCAAATACATCTACCAATATTACAGTTGCCAACTCCGAAAACGGTGTTAGTTACCAACTTCGATTGAGCCCGTCCAATACAAATGTTGGTAGTCCTGTAGTGGGAACGGGTGGTACAGTCACTTTAGCTACGCCCATTTTAACATTGAATACCAGCTTTAATGTGCTTGCTATTGTAGGCTCATGCAGTGCTCAATTAGCGAACACAATTAATGTTTCGCTATTGCCGCCAGGGGATCCAAGTTGCACGGTTACAGGTAACTGTGCCACCGTGGTTATAACTCCCCTTCCAACTCCTGCAACTTGCACCCTTTCGAATGGCTCCATATTTTTTAGCATTTCTCCGGCAACACCAACAGTCAATAATACGGGGGTTAAGATTACTGTTACAGGACAATCAATTACCAACGGTTCGGTTGCTCGTACAAATCTGAACAACCCTAATTTTTCATTGTTGCCTTTAGGGCTTTATAGTTATACGATTGAATATGGTGATGTGAGTTGCACTAAAACAGGATTTGTTACAATTGATCAGTCAGGTACGGTCGGAGCACCAATCGCTTCCAATATTGTTGGCCCTAAATGTGCAGGATCAGCTACCGGTTCTATCAAGTTAGATGTGCCAGGCGAAACTGGCAATTTGTTACAATGGTCTTTGGACGGTATTACCTTTACTAATTTTACGGCTGGTAATACCATTACTGGAATACCTTCGGGGCTGGCTCCAACTTTCCAGCGTGTAATTAGTGTTAGAAGAAATGCAAGTGATCCATGTTTTGCTGCGGTGACCATTACTATCCAAGATGCCAATCCGGCCATCACTGTAGCGCCACCAACCATTACCGATGCTACTTGTGCAAACAATGATGGAGCTATTGCCATCGGTACGATTGCGGGAGGCGTTGGTCCTTATACATTCCGATTCGATAGTGTTGCCTATGCTACCTTACCAACAGGAAGTAAATTCTCCAACCTTACAGGAGGCACGCATAAATTTACGGTTATTGATAATGTAGGCTGCGAAAAATATTTCAAGTATGTGGTCAACTTCCCTGGATTTGTTAATACTACTTCACCTATCCTAACCCAACCTGACTGTGCCGGACAGGGCGCGAACGGAACGATTGCATTCACCATTTTGAGTGCGGGTACGTTCACAGTAGGGTACACCACTGATCCAATAGCACAACCAACCACCTTTGTAAATTATGGAACCTTGAACATTCTTCTTCAAGGTCTATCGAAAGGTGATTACTATGTATGGATTAAACCGAACACAGCCGCCTGTGCTACTAAACTTGCAGTGCAAACCATTACGGGAAGCATAACTCAAGTTTCGTTCGCTGCTCCACAGTTAAACTGCAACGCTGGTTTGCCAGAGATAAGAATTACAAATATTAAGGCTGCGGCTGGCGCGATGACTATTCAGATTACCAAGAAGGGACTAGTTACGCCTGACCGTACGATTATCTTACCAACTGTTCCTGCAGGAAGTTTGTACGTGATCAAAGGAAACGAGTTGCCATCTACGAAAGGAGACTATACCATTAACATCCTTCAAACACAAGGCACGTGTACGGTAGCTTCGTCAAGTTATGACTTTACTTACAACGGAGTATTGGCAGTGAGCGTACAAAACATCAAGTCCTCTTACCCGGATTTGCCAACGGGCGGGTTTGATTTGATCAATTTTACAGGGGGTCAAAAACCGTACTTTGTAACCATCCGATTTGATTCGGCCTCTAACCCTCAAATTAACCCCTTGGATTTTTCTCCGCGCACCGAAGAAGTAAATGAGTTTAACAACAGCTTACAATTTATTAAGAACTACAAGGCATTACATGCTGGTAGGTACCATCTCACGGTGAATGAAGATCAGGGATGCTCTCTTGAATTTGATGTGAGGGTTCCGTTGGATTTTTCTTTCGATCCCAATTCAATTCCCAACGTATTTACACCAAATGGCGATGGCTCAAACGAAACGTTCTACATCCGAAATATTCCTCCAGACACGCAAGTAAATATTTCAAATCGATGGGGTGCAGAAGTATTTTCTTCTAAAAGCTATCAAAACAATTGGACGGGCGATAACTATCCCGATGGTGTTTACTTCTACCGTATCAGTACGAGTGGAAATACCTTTACGGGATGGGTAGAGATTATAAGAGGACGATGA
- a CDS encoding SprB repeat-containing protein, with the protein MKGTLFVLLSLFCFGFNSKPPKPLSCNSFKIELETKDSNGSNGEITLTASGGNSPYKYVVYKKSSGHLLTEDFSQHKFTNLNADTYQAIVVDANGCKEQLEIQLK; encoded by the coding sequence ATGAAAGGGACGCTTTTTGTTTTGTTAAGTTTGTTTTGTTTCGGGTTTAACTCGAAACCGCCTAAGCCGCTCAGTTGTAATTCATTTAAGATTGAATTGGAGACAAAGGATTCAAATGGTTCAAACGGTGAAATTACGTTGACAGCCTCAGGTGGCAATTCCCCTTACAAATACGTAGTTTATAAAAAAAGTTCAGGGCATTTATTAACCGAGGATTTTTCCCAGCATAAGTTTACGAATCTTAACGCGGACACCTACCAAGCTATTGTGGTAGACGCAAATGGCTGTAAAGAACAACTTGAAATCCAATTAAAGTGA